The Engystomops pustulosus chromosome 9, aEngPut4.maternal, whole genome shotgun sequence genome includes a window with the following:
- the LOC140076934 gene encoding olfactomedin-4-like, translated as MLCTGERQGQEPGLKEKMLHLLILAVCVLRSQAASLVNTTGAMDEEGVCHCSVALPDNTFPADRLEILEISNKDLSISVQNEITKIQSYKATLTGYMQKLTNLTRRVEVMEMGGISYTELDFELLKLEIKEMETLVVKLRESFDGSNTLIEALYVEVHNISVMVSQLESYDKNNVLAVRREIAALRKKLEDCQKNQESPVSPPINYGTCSHGGIVNISKPFVVQLNWLGFPYKFGGWGKDSYSGANQDMHWVAPLNTDARMMNTLRFYPTYDNLLLYKGATEKVLTRTLAYNNYDYSNCGQGGGIIMFNNSLIYNCYNTRDICKLNVDTNGVERKTLTDATFNNRFSYASSIWQDIDLASDEDGLWAIYSTEQNSGNIVISKVNPLTLTVEKTWQTSQYKPGATNAFMVCGILYATRTLSTRKEEIFYIYDTKTNQEGQISIILDKMMENVQSLTYNPNDHKLYMYNDGYLVTYNLAFKSLPNPA; from the exons ATGCTGTGTACTGGAGAGAGACAGGGACAGGAGCCGGGTCTAAAGGAGAAGATGCTGCACCTACTGATCCTCGCTGTGTGTGTCCTGCGAAGCCAAGCTGCCAGCCTG GTGAACACCACTGGGGCTATGGATGAAGAGGGCGTTTGTCACTGCTCTGTTGCCCTCCCAGATAACACATTCCCCGCCGATCGATTGGAGATCCTGGAAATTTCCAACAAAGATCTGAGCATCAGCGTCCAAAACGAAATAACCAAG ATACAAAGTTACAAAGCTACATTGACTGGATACATGCAGAAGCTAACTAACTTGACCAGAAGGGTGGAGGTCATGGAAATGGGTGGCATCTCGTACACCGAACTGGACTTTGAGCTCCTTAAGTTAGAGATCAAAGAAATGGAGACGCTGGTCGTAAAACTTCGAGAATCCTTCGACGGTTCCAATACTCTGATTGAAGCTCTTTATGTGGAG GTCCATAATATATCAGTCATGGTGAGCCAACTGGAATCATACGACAAGAACAATGTCCTAGCTGTGAGACGGGAGATTGCTGCACTTCGTAAGAAACTTGAAGATTGTCAGAAGAACCAAGAAAGCCCAGTGTCCCCACCAATCAATTATG GAACCTGCAGTCACGGGGGAATTGTCAACATCAGCAAACCATTTGTGGTCCAATTGAACTGGTTAGGATTCCCTTATAAGTTTGGAGGATGGGGTAAAGACTCTTACTCAGGAGCAAATCAAGATATGCATTGGGTGGCCCCTCTCAATACAGATGCCCGTATGATGAACACCCTTCGATTCTACCCTACATATGATAATCTCCTGCTCTACAAAGGGGCCACAGAGAAAGTACTCACCAGGACTCTGGCCTATAATAACTATGACTACTCCAACTGTGGCCAAGGCGGTGGCATCATCATGTTCAACAATTCTTTGATCTACAACTGCTATAACACCCGAGACATCTGTAAGCTCAACGTTGATACCAATGGAGTGGAGCGTAAGACCCTCACAGATGCCACTTTCAACAACCGATTCTCCTATGCCTCCTCTATTTGGCAAGACATTGACTTAGCCAGTGATGAAGATGGCCTCTGGGCCATCTACTCTACAGAGCAAAATTCTGGAAACATCGTCATCAGCAAAGTAAATCCCCTTACCCTAACTGTGGAGAAGACTTGGCAGACATCTCAGTATAAGCCGGGTGCTACCAACGCCTTCATGGTGTGTGGCATCTTGTATGCTACTAGGACCCTCAGCACCAGAAAAGAAGAAATATTTTACATCTATGACACTAAGACAAACCAAGAAGGTCAGATAAGCATCATCCTCGACAAAATGATGGAGAACGTGCAGAGTCTAACCTATAACCCTAATGATCACAAGCTCTACATGTACAACGATGGCTACCTCGTCACATACAATCTGGCCTTCAAGTCTCTACCCAACCCCGCCTAA